The following proteins are encoded in a genomic region of Maylandia zebra isolate NMK-2024a linkage group LG1, Mzebra_GT3a, whole genome shotgun sequence:
- the aste1a gene encoding single-strand DNA endonuclease ASTE1 isoform X3 → MVLDGGSDHTNKKLETVTKRAEQRIERAHRAAKDGGKEDIRPIMTKWVFRQTLTRLKVPVAQCFGEADREIAALADKWQCPVLSNDSDFYIFNLSAGLLPISYFQWQDVKGNGSKSYIPCKRYYTSSFCIYFEIQPQLLPTFAALAGNDYVKLPKFIWSRFAPDASRPQSRLEGLLCWMKDFEQPEDTLKAAVELMGGKSQNKEKMLQSLSVGMEEYKLPRSSLVEFFVRGVVPPFLDEELIGRIPDWMQLCVMQARLPGDTLDVLLLHRLSLGTPVDHKDLPSANLTSRPLRQVMYGLLLGKETSYKVEERDREDLQLKFIRIKPTFSRVAQRLQLNSLHEAQLSERLEVLLEALGVKEELLNELPPQLRLLVAVTCYWWNRARPRPDLKLLKSLLLGMNLKDTSRLSAVVQACCHQKPDVGVAHSFSQWQVCMKDSMHLNQLLGLPLPEPDVARFYQGTLVHQLVHMRRTGSRLKRVLKPDQASVQQYRDMLSAIHRLRPRPRQGSEFSESEQAERRALNDHTNLRLFQLDYDEETEARSLARAQEDLRLDDRLLLRTRYKTKERRNRCNKVELSRKEEGRGMDLL, encoded by the exons ATGGTGCTGGACGGAGGCTCGGACCACACCAACAAGAAGCTCGAAACTGTGACAAAAAGGGCAGAGCAGCGGATCGAAAGAGCCCATCGAGCAGCAAAGGACGGGGGTAAGGAAGACATCCGGCCAATTATGACCAAGTGGGTGTTCAGACAGACGCTGACCCGGCTGAAGGTCCCGGTCGCCCAGTGCTTTGGCGAGGCCGACCGGGAGATAGCCGCCCTAGCTGATAAGTGGCAGTGCCCAGTGCTTTCCAACGACAGCGACTTCTACATCTTCAACCTCTCAGCAGGATTGTTGCCCATCTCTTACTTCCAGTGGCAGGATGTAAAGGGGAATGGCTCAAAGAGCTACATCCCTTGTAAGAGGTACTATACCTCCAGCTTCTGCATCTACTTCGAAATCCAGCCCCAGCTCCTGCCCACCTTCGCTGCCCTGGCTGGGAACGACTACGTGAAGCTGCCGAAGTTTATCTGGAGTCGGTTTGCCCCAGACGCCAGTAGGCCTCAGAGCCGCCTGGAGGGCCTGCTGTGCTGGATGAAGGACTTTGAGCAGCCAGAGGACACCTTGAAGGCAGCAGTGGAGCTGATGGGAGGAAAGAGCCAGAACAAGGAGAAGATGCTGCAGAGTTTGTCTGTGGGGATGGAGGAATACAAACTACCTCGCAGCTCGCTGGTGGAGTTCTTCGTCCGTGGGGTTGTTCCTCCGTTCCTAGATGAG GAGCTCATTGGTCGCATCCCAGATTGGATGCAGCTGTGTGTGATGCAGGCCCGGCTACCCGGGGACACCCTGGACGTACTGCTGCTGCACAGGCTGAGCCTCGGCACCCCCGTGGACCACAAAGACCTGCCCAGTGCTAACTTGACCTCCAGACCTCTCCGCCAGGTGATGTATGGGCTGCTGCTGGGCAAAGAGACGTCATATaaggtggaggagagagacaggGAGGACCTCCAGCTGAAATTCATCCGAATCAAACCAACCTTCAGTCGAGTGGCTCAGCGGCTCCAGCTGAACTCACTGCATGAG GCGCAGCTCTCTGAACGTCTGGAGGTCTTACTCGAGGCTCTCGGGGTGAAAGAGGAACTTCTGAATGAGCTGCCGCCTCAGCTGCGCCTCCTAGTGGCTGTGACCTGTTACTGGTGGAACAGAGCTCGGCCTCGTCCGGACCTGAAGCTGCTGAAGTCGTTGCTGCTGGGAATGAACCTCAAAGACACATCGCGACTCAGCGCAG TTGTCCAGGCTTGCTGTCATCAGAAGCCTGATGTGGGCGTGGCTCACTCCTTCAGCCAGTGGCAGGTGTGCATGAAGGACAGCATGCACCTGAACCAGCTGCTGGGCCTCCCTCTGCCTGAACCAGACGTCGCACG GTTCTATCAGGGGACGCTGGTCCACCAGCTGGTCCACATGAGGAGGACAGGGAGCAGACTGAAGCGTGTCCTGAAGCCAGATCAGGCCAGTGTGCAGCAGTACCGCGACATGCTGTCAGCCATCCACCGGCTCCGGCCCCGGCCCCGCCAGGGCTCCGAGTTCTCAGAGAGCGAGCAGGCAGAGAGGCGGGCTCTGAACGACCACACCAACCTCAGGCTGTTCCAGCTGGACTACGACGAGGAGACAGAGGCTCGCAGCTTGGCCCGGGCACAGGAAGACCTGCGGCTGGATGATCGGCTGCTGCTGAGAACTCGGTACAAAACCAAGGAGAGAAGGAATCGCTGCAACAAAGTGGAACTGAGCCGGAAGGAGGAGGGCCGAGGCATGGACCTCCTCTGA
- the aste1a gene encoding single-strand DNA endonuclease ASTE1 isoform X2, with protein MGVQGLTTFLDNHQKIYRDVQFGRSRLVIDGSNLYHRLYFESGLDQNHGGEYAAYESLIERFITALRTCEVDPYMVLDGGSDHTNKKLETVTKRAEQRIERAHRAAKDGGKEDIRPIMTKWVFRQTLTRLKVPVAQCFGEADREIAALADKWQCPVLSNDSDFYIFNLSAGLLPISYFQWQDVKGNGSKSYIPCKRYYTSSFCIYFEIQPQLLPTFAALAGNDYVKLPKFIWSRFAPDASRPQSRLEGLLCWMKDFEQPEDTLKAAVELMGGKSQNKEKMLQSLSVGMEEYKLPRSSLVEFFVRGVVPPFLDEELIGRIPDWMQLCVMQARLPGDTLDVLLLHRLSLGTPVDHKDLPSANLTSRPLRQVMYGLLLGKETSYKVEERDREDLQLKFIRIKPTFSRVAQRLQLNSLHEAQLSERLEVLLEALGVKEELLNELPPQLRLLVAVTCYWWNRARPRPDLKLLKSLLLGMNLKDTSRLSAVVQACCHQKPDVGVAHSFSQWQVCMKDSMHLNQLLGLPLPEPDVARFYQGTLVHQLVHMRRTGSRLKRVLKPDQASVQQYRDMLSAIHRLRPRPRQGSEFSESEQAERRALNDHTNLRLFQLDYDEETEARSLARAQEDLRLDDRLLLRTRYKTKERRNRCNKVELSRKEEGRGMDLL; from the exons ATGGGGGTTCAGGGTCTGACCACCTTCTTAGACAACCACCAGAAGATTTACCGGGACGTCCAGTTCGGCAGGAGCCGGCTGGTGATCGATGGATCCAACCTGTACCACCGGCTGTACTTTGAGTCAG GTCTGGACCAGAATCACGGCGGGGAGTATGCTGCCTATGAAAGCCTGATTGAGAGGTTCATCACAGCCCTCAGAACCTGCGAGGTCGATCCTTACATGGTGCTGGACGGAGGCTCGGACCACACCAACAAGAAGCTCGAAACTGTGACAAAAAGGGCAGAGCAGCGGATCGAAAGAGCCCATCGAGCAGCAAAGGACGGGGGTAAGGAAGACATCCGGCCAATTATGACCAAGTGGGTGTTCAGACAGACGCTGACCCGGCTGAAGGTCCCGGTCGCCCAGTGCTTTGGCGAGGCCGACCGGGAGATAGCCGCCCTAGCTGATAAGTGGCAGTGCCCAGTGCTTTCCAACGACAGCGACTTCTACATCTTCAACCTCTCAGCAGGATTGTTGCCCATCTCTTACTTCCAGTGGCAGGATGTAAAGGGGAATGGCTCAAAGAGCTACATCCCTTGTAAGAGGTACTATACCTCCAGCTTCTGCATCTACTTCGAAATCCAGCCCCAGCTCCTGCCCACCTTCGCTGCCCTGGCTGGGAACGACTACGTGAAGCTGCCGAAGTTTATCTGGAGTCGGTTTGCCCCAGACGCCAGTAGGCCTCAGAGCCGCCTGGAGGGCCTGCTGTGCTGGATGAAGGACTTTGAGCAGCCAGAGGACACCTTGAAGGCAGCAGTGGAGCTGATGGGAGGAAAGAGCCAGAACAAGGAGAAGATGCTGCAGAGTTTGTCTGTGGGGATGGAGGAATACAAACTACCTCGCAGCTCGCTGGTGGAGTTCTTCGTCCGTGGGGTTGTTCCTCCGTTCCTAGATGAG GAGCTCATTGGTCGCATCCCAGATTGGATGCAGCTGTGTGTGATGCAGGCCCGGCTACCCGGGGACACCCTGGACGTACTGCTGCTGCACAGGCTGAGCCTCGGCACCCCCGTGGACCACAAAGACCTGCCCAGTGCTAACTTGACCTCCAGACCTCTCCGCCAGGTGATGTATGGGCTGCTGCTGGGCAAAGAGACGTCATATaaggtggaggagagagacaggGAGGACCTCCAGCTGAAATTCATCCGAATCAAACCAACCTTCAGTCGAGTGGCTCAGCGGCTCCAGCTGAACTCACTGCATGAG GCGCAGCTCTCTGAACGTCTGGAGGTCTTACTCGAGGCTCTCGGGGTGAAAGAGGAACTTCTGAATGAGCTGCCGCCTCAGCTGCGCCTCCTAGTGGCTGTGACCTGTTACTGGTGGAACAGAGCTCGGCCTCGTCCGGACCTGAAGCTGCTGAAGTCGTTGCTGCTGGGAATGAACCTCAAAGACACATCGCGACTCAGCGCAG TTGTCCAGGCTTGCTGTCATCAGAAGCCTGATGTGGGCGTGGCTCACTCCTTCAGCCAGTGGCAGGTGTGCATGAAGGACAGCATGCACCTGAACCAGCTGCTGGGCCTCCCTCTGCCTGAACCAGACGTCGCACG GTTCTATCAGGGGACGCTGGTCCACCAGCTGGTCCACATGAGGAGGACAGGGAGCAGACTGAAGCGTGTCCTGAAGCCAGATCAGGCCAGTGTGCAGCAGTACCGCGACATGCTGTCAGCCATCCACCGGCTCCGGCCCCGGCCCCGCCAGGGCTCCGAGTTCTCAGAGAGCGAGCAGGCAGAGAGGCGGGCTCTGAACGACCACACCAACCTCAGGCTGTTCCAGCTGGACTACGACGAGGAGACAGAGGCTCGCAGCTTGGCCCGGGCACAGGAAGACCTGCGGCTGGATGATCGGCTGCTGCTGAGAACTCGGTACAAAACCAAGGAGAGAAGGAATCGCTGCAACAAAGTGGAACTGAGCCGGAAGGAGGAGGGCCGAGGCATGGACCTCCTCTGA
- the aste1a gene encoding single-strand DNA endonuclease ASTE1 isoform X1, whose amino-acid sequence MSQHGDSICFRQFLLDVSSAWFVATCKTDSWSLFVVFVLADSSGLDQNHGGEYAAYESLIERFITALRTCEVDPYMVLDGGSDHTNKKLETVTKRAEQRIERAHRAAKDGGKEDIRPIMTKWVFRQTLTRLKVPVAQCFGEADREIAALADKWQCPVLSNDSDFYIFNLSAGLLPISYFQWQDVKGNGSKSYIPCKRYYTSSFCIYFEIQPQLLPTFAALAGNDYVKLPKFIWSRFAPDASRPQSRLEGLLCWMKDFEQPEDTLKAAVELMGGKSQNKEKMLQSLSVGMEEYKLPRSSLVEFFVRGVVPPFLDEELIGRIPDWMQLCVMQARLPGDTLDVLLLHRLSLGTPVDHKDLPSANLTSRPLRQVMYGLLLGKETSYKVEERDREDLQLKFIRIKPTFSRVAQRLQLNSLHEAQLSERLEVLLEALGVKEELLNELPPQLRLLVAVTCYWWNRARPRPDLKLLKSLLLGMNLKDTSRLSAVVQACCHQKPDVGVAHSFSQWQVCMKDSMHLNQLLGLPLPEPDVARFYQGTLVHQLVHMRRTGSRLKRVLKPDQASVQQYRDMLSAIHRLRPRPRQGSEFSESEQAERRALNDHTNLRLFQLDYDEETEARSLARAQEDLRLDDRLLLRTRYKTKERRNRCNKVELSRKEEGRGMDLL is encoded by the exons ATGTCACAGCATGGTGACAGCATTTGTTTCAGACAGTTTCTGCTTGATGTCAGTTCAGCATGGTTTGTCGCCACGTGCAAAACTGACTCTTGGAGtctctttgttgtgtttgttttggctgATTCTTCAGGTCTGGACCAGAATCACGGCGGGGAGTATGCTGCCTATGAAAGCCTGATTGAGAGGTTCATCACAGCCCTCAGAACCTGCGAGGTCGATCCTTACATGGTGCTGGACGGAGGCTCGGACCACACCAACAAGAAGCTCGAAACTGTGACAAAAAGGGCAGAGCAGCGGATCGAAAGAGCCCATCGAGCAGCAAAGGACGGGGGTAAGGAAGACATCCGGCCAATTATGACCAAGTGGGTGTTCAGACAGACGCTGACCCGGCTGAAGGTCCCGGTCGCCCAGTGCTTTGGCGAGGCCGACCGGGAGATAGCCGCCCTAGCTGATAAGTGGCAGTGCCCAGTGCTTTCCAACGACAGCGACTTCTACATCTTCAACCTCTCAGCAGGATTGTTGCCCATCTCTTACTTCCAGTGGCAGGATGTAAAGGGGAATGGCTCAAAGAGCTACATCCCTTGTAAGAGGTACTATACCTCCAGCTTCTGCATCTACTTCGAAATCCAGCCCCAGCTCCTGCCCACCTTCGCTGCCCTGGCTGGGAACGACTACGTGAAGCTGCCGAAGTTTATCTGGAGTCGGTTTGCCCCAGACGCCAGTAGGCCTCAGAGCCGCCTGGAGGGCCTGCTGTGCTGGATGAAGGACTTTGAGCAGCCAGAGGACACCTTGAAGGCAGCAGTGGAGCTGATGGGAGGAAAGAGCCAGAACAAGGAGAAGATGCTGCAGAGTTTGTCTGTGGGGATGGAGGAATACAAACTACCTCGCAGCTCGCTGGTGGAGTTCTTCGTCCGTGGGGTTGTTCCTCCGTTCCTAGATGAG GAGCTCATTGGTCGCATCCCAGATTGGATGCAGCTGTGTGTGATGCAGGCCCGGCTACCCGGGGACACCCTGGACGTACTGCTGCTGCACAGGCTGAGCCTCGGCACCCCCGTGGACCACAAAGACCTGCCCAGTGCTAACTTGACCTCCAGACCTCTCCGCCAGGTGATGTATGGGCTGCTGCTGGGCAAAGAGACGTCATATaaggtggaggagagagacaggGAGGACCTCCAGCTGAAATTCATCCGAATCAAACCAACCTTCAGTCGAGTGGCTCAGCGGCTCCAGCTGAACTCACTGCATGAG GCGCAGCTCTCTGAACGTCTGGAGGTCTTACTCGAGGCTCTCGGGGTGAAAGAGGAACTTCTGAATGAGCTGCCGCCTCAGCTGCGCCTCCTAGTGGCTGTGACCTGTTACTGGTGGAACAGAGCTCGGCCTCGTCCGGACCTGAAGCTGCTGAAGTCGTTGCTGCTGGGAATGAACCTCAAAGACACATCGCGACTCAGCGCAG TTGTCCAGGCTTGCTGTCATCAGAAGCCTGATGTGGGCGTGGCTCACTCCTTCAGCCAGTGGCAGGTGTGCATGAAGGACAGCATGCACCTGAACCAGCTGCTGGGCCTCCCTCTGCCTGAACCAGACGTCGCACG GTTCTATCAGGGGACGCTGGTCCACCAGCTGGTCCACATGAGGAGGACAGGGAGCAGACTGAAGCGTGTCCTGAAGCCAGATCAGGCCAGTGTGCAGCAGTACCGCGACATGCTGTCAGCCATCCACCGGCTCCGGCCCCGGCCCCGCCAGGGCTCCGAGTTCTCAGAGAGCGAGCAGGCAGAGAGGCGGGCTCTGAACGACCACACCAACCTCAGGCTGTTCCAGCTGGACTACGACGAGGAGACAGAGGCTCGCAGCTTGGCCCGGGCACAGGAAGACCTGCGGCTGGATGATCGGCTGCTGCTGAGAACTCGGTACAAAACCAAGGAGAGAAGGAATCGCTGCAACAAAGTGGAACTGAGCCGGAAGGAGGAGGGCCGAGGCATGGACCTCCTCTGA